In one Candidatus Neomarinimicrobiota bacterium genomic region, the following are encoded:
- a CDS encoding fused MFS/spermidine synthase, producing the protein MIFGNTTLAISTVLAAFMLGLALGSRKFGKTGDHLKNHLRTYALLELGIGISALLVPGLKGSLEALFALIYPSLQTVPFLFYLIKFAVAFTVMLPATFLMGGTLPVISHVVVTHREKIGLGFGVLYSLNTLGAVCGTFLTAFFLIRTLGVVESIFLAVALNILIGLAALGIFRFSRKMKTGEIHEKISEPAIDSTHLRFILWIMALSGFTALSYEVLWSRILVFLMTNSVYAFAVMLTTFLFGIAVGSYFGGKAADRSKNRIALLGWTEVAMGATAFLAAYLLIQLPAIHEKILTFGPGTSWLQFNGVRFLEAFIIMFPSTFLMGAAFPVAGRILVRDLSGMSAGLGRLYFSNTIGGVFGSFLTGFIFISIIGTSATMIAMVVINLCLGIVLLVPRKKQFSRKNTAFVSAGGIAAFVLVMNLVPTTIFTPVYASIEKGYPIIDVREGVEGTVTVHQADLPMQHTKRIDVDGLNVAGTSFMLRTLQILQGNLPQFVNPDARMVLQIGFGTGQTSHSALLHPIEKLTLVEISREVMDLAKLHFSEINGGVLRDPRFNSTILDGKNFVKYTPEKYDVIMNDANYAVATPSASLFTRDHFEYCRRKLEPGGILSTWMTTDLDPKDFDIVLKTFQSVFPYSLMWMAPNSINKQVVLMGSTEPINIDFQEIEKKLSDPQIRNDLAAINIKSAYDLLDCLVLDSRGINQISQDAPVNSDDHPILEYSTRSIRSRDMSAAQNLAKILTRRPDVEGLLVNLPEDSVAKENVEENLRRHELASVEFLRGMLAFYQGQPKEGMEILLNGSRLVPKSKIASQFFKDMDIVTTQLAVTAQQNPDNPGAQLQLIRQRISQSNYEEALQHLRALKRRFPENPLIYYESARCYLSQSKLDSAKMVLEKSLELNPDMSGSWYFLGEIFRRQNRFEKALDAFRKAVQIDPRIYEALNGSAVVYKSQGDFARAAKLFQQSLEQMEYQPEVAAELGDCYLNLKDYLRAIDNYNKALSMGNSSPKLLFNLGTAFSLSGRYNEAEKYFKNALSRDDSNPEIYYNLGNLYAIQNQFHKAIPLYKKAIALNKNEPDYFNNLAMCYRRMGKLQQALDVFDKGLQLYPDSPLLVKNAEETKKSLISK; encoded by the coding sequence TTGATTTTTGGCAATACCACTCTTGCCATTAGCACCGTACTGGCGGCGTTCATGCTGGGATTGGCTCTGGGAAGCCGCAAATTCGGAAAAACCGGAGACCACCTGAAAAACCACCTGCGCACCTATGCCCTCCTTGAACTGGGAATTGGCATTTCCGCTCTCCTGGTTCCGGGGCTGAAAGGAAGCCTGGAAGCGCTTTTTGCCCTCATTTATCCCTCGCTGCAAACTGTTCCCTTCCTATTTTACCTAATAAAATTCGCAGTGGCTTTTACGGTGATGTTACCAGCTACATTTCTGATGGGTGGAACATTGCCGGTCATCAGCCATGTGGTGGTTACCCACCGGGAGAAAATCGGCCTGGGTTTTGGGGTGCTCTATAGCCTAAACACCCTGGGAGCGGTCTGCGGGACATTTTTAACCGCTTTTTTTCTCATCCGTACTTTGGGAGTAGTTGAATCCATTTTCCTGGCAGTCGCTTTGAATATCCTGATCGGACTGGCAGCGTTAGGTATTTTCCGGTTTTCAAGAAAAATGAAGACTGGCGAGATTCATGAGAAGATCTCCGAACCAGCCATTGATTCCACACATTTGCGCTTCATACTGTGGATTATGGCGCTCTCCGGTTTCACGGCGCTTTCCTATGAAGTGCTGTGGAGCCGTATTCTGGTATTTTTAATGACCAATTCGGTTTATGCCTTTGCGGTGATGCTCACCACGTTTCTGTTCGGCATCGCAGTTGGATCATATTTTGGCGGAAAAGCAGCCGATCGCTCAAAGAACCGCATTGCCCTTTTAGGTTGGACAGAAGTCGCAATGGGAGCCACAGCGTTTTTGGCTGCTTACTTGTTAATTCAATTGCCGGCTATCCATGAAAAGATTTTGACTTTTGGGCCCGGAACAAGCTGGTTGCAGTTCAATGGTGTTCGCTTTCTGGAAGCCTTTATTATCATGTTTCCATCTACTTTTTTGATGGGTGCTGCCTTTCCGGTAGCAGGCCGTATCCTGGTGCGGGATCTTTCGGGGATGAGCGCCGGTTTGGGCCGGCTCTACTTTTCCAATACCATTGGTGGCGTTTTTGGCTCCTTTCTTACCGGCTTCATTTTTATCTCAATTATCGGAACATCGGCGACTATGATTGCGATGGTTGTAATCAACCTTTGCCTCGGAATTGTTCTGCTTGTTCCCCGCAAGAAGCAATTTTCCCGAAAAAATACGGCTTTCGTTTCTGCTGGCGGAATTGCGGCCTTTGTTTTGGTGATGAACCTGGTTCCGACAACCATATTCACACCAGTCTATGCTTCAATTGAAAAAGGGTATCCCATTATCGATGTCCGGGAAGGTGTGGAAGGGACAGTCACTGTTCATCAGGCCGATTTGCCCATGCAGCATACGAAACGAATTGACGTGGATGGTTTGAATGTAGCGGGAACCAGCTTCATGCTGCGAACACTGCAAATCTTACAGGGAAATCTGCCCCAGTTTGTAAATCCGGATGCGCGCATGGTATTGCAAATTGGTTTTGGCACCGGGCAAACTTCCCATTCGGCGTTGCTTCATCCGATCGAAAAATTGACCCTGGTGGAGATTTCCAGGGAAGTGATGGACTTAGCAAAGCTCCATTTTTCTGAAATCAACGGAGGAGTGCTCCGGGATCCCCGGTTTAATTCCACAATTTTGGATGGAAAGAATTTTGTAAAATACACGCCCGAAAAATATGACGTCATTATGAACGACGCCAACTACGCAGTTGCCACCCCCAGCGCCAGCCTGTTTACCCGCGACCATTTTGAATATTGCCGGCGAAAACTTGAACCGGGCGGTATTCTCTCCACCTGGATGACCACCGACCTGGATCCCAAAGATTTTGATATCGTGTTGAAAACTTTTCAATCTGTTTTCCCATATTCACTGATGTGGATGGCGCCTAATTCTATTAACAAGCAGGTGGTGTTAATGGGATCGACCGAGCCCATTAATATCGATTTTCAGGAAATTGAGAAGAAACTTTCCGATCCTCAGATCAGGAACGACCTTGCCGCGATCAATATCAAATCAGCCTACGATCTTCTGGACTGTTTGGTGCTGGATTCTCGGGGAATTAACCAGATCAGCCAGGATGCACCGGTGAACAGCGATGATCACCCCATTCTGGAATATTCTACCCGGTCAATTCGGTCCAGGGACATGTCCGCTGCTCAGAATCTGGCAAAAATTCTAACTCGCCGTCCGGACGTAGAAGGACTTCTGGTCAATCTTCCGGAAGATTCGGTGGCTAAAGAAAATGTTGAAGAAAATCTACGGCGTCATGAATTGGCCTCAGTTGAATTTTTGCGGGGAATGCTGGCATTTTATCAGGGACAGCCGAAGGAAGGCATGGAAATTTTGCTGAACGGTTCACGCCTGGTGCCAAAAAGTAAAATCGCTTCTCAATTCTTTAAGGATATGGATATTGTAACCACGCAATTGGCGGTCACTGCGCAGCAGAACCCCGACAATCCCGGTGCGCAGCTCCAACTTATCCGGCAAAGGATTTCTCAATCAAATTATGAGGAGGCGCTACAGCATCTGCGGGCGCTTAAGAGGCGCTTTCCTGAAAATCCACTGATTTATTACGAGAGCGCCCGCTGCTATCTTTCACAATCAAAATTAGATTCGGCAAAAATGGTTCTCGAAAAATCATTAGAATTGAATCCCGACATGTCCGGCTCATGGTATTTCCTGGGCGAGATATTTCGTCGCCAAAACCGTTTTGAAAAGGCTTTGGATGCCTTCCGAAAAGCCGTGCAAATCGATCCCCGAATTTATGAAGCGCTCAACGGAAGCGCGGTTGTCTATAAATCGCAGGGAGACTTCGCCCGCGCAGCAAAGCTTTTCCAACAATCCCTTGAGCAAATGGAATATCAACCGGAGGTGGCAGCAGAGCTGGGGGATTGCTACCTGAATCTGAAAGACTATTTGCGGGCGATAGATAATTACAATAAGGCACTATCCATGGGCAATTCTTCGCCAAAATTGCTTTTTAATCTTGGAACTGCATTTTCGCTTTCCGGGCGGTACAACGAAGCAGAAAAATACTTTAAAAATGCCCTGTCCCGGGATGATTCCAATCCTGAGATTTATTACAACCTTGGAAATCTCTACGCAATACAGAACCAGTTCCACAAGGCGATTCCCCTTTACAAAAAGGCCATCGCTCTCAATAAGAATGAACCGGATTATTTTAACAACCTTGCCATGTGTTATCGCCGCATGGGAAAATTACAGCAGGCGCTGGATGTTTTTGATAAGGGGTTGCAGTTATATCCGGATTCACCGTTGCTGGTGAAAAATGCCGAAGAAACCAAAAAATCATTGATATCAAAATAG
- a CDS encoding T9SS type A sorting domain-containing protein yields the protein MRFLLILFTGVILCPGLINLSFSQSKGGHWQFENNGLDSAVWDGFDNNGSLQGNAIYSNVPPLQQGMDYLSLDTVFTHDYFKVEDSNDLNFTDENIGISAWIYPLVLNDVHFLVNKGRQDSNPKTTNYALRISKSNNLEFLIRDAGNQAQTVASSFTIPVNQWTFVAAYYDYSLGKVFMWNTPSASATDTMDFIQPLIPNSDPLSVGSWYRADPNSPSIKDFEGRMDDVRISGRLEDVVPAVTGISVNQEQASSKEKISLDVFPNPVQLSNSRSNVTIQFKIFQPEEVTVSVYNILGQKIFYAAPGIAAPENRIIWDMKGFNGNLVSSGFYFIHIKTRSVSSIRKILILE from the coding sequence ATGAGATTTTTGTTGATTCTTTTTACGGGTGTTATCCTCTGTCCCGGTTTAATTAACCTCTCTTTTTCTCAAAGCAAAGGCGGGCACTGGCAGTTTGAGAATAACGGACTCGATTCGGCAGTTTGGGATGGTTTTGATAATAATGGATCCTTACAGGGTAATGCCATCTATAGCAACGTGCCACCCTTGCAGCAGGGGATGGACTATCTCTCCCTGGATACAGTATTTACCCATGATTACTTTAAAGTGGAAGACAGTAACGACCTAAATTTTACCGATGAAAATATCGGAATTTCTGCCTGGATTTATCCATTAGTTTTAAATGATGTTCATTTTCTGGTGAATAAGGGAAGGCAGGACTCAAATCCAAAAACGACTAATTATGCATTGCGGATTTCAAAATCAAATAATTTGGAGTTTCTTATCCGGGATGCCGGTAACCAGGCCCAAACCGTGGCATCAAGTTTTACCATTCCGGTTAATCAGTGGACATTTGTAGCCGCCTATTACGATTATAGCCTGGGGAAGGTATTTATGTGGAACACACCGTCCGCATCCGCCACGGATACTATGGATTTTATCCAGCCGCTGATTCCCAATAGCGATCCGCTTTCGGTTGGTTCCTGGTACCGGGCGGATCCAAACAGCCCGTCAATAAAAGATTTTGAAGGGCGAATGGATGATGTAAGGATAAGCGGTCGGCTGGAGGATGTGGTACCGGCGGTCACAGGCATCTCAGTTAATCAGGAACAGGCGTCTAGTAAAGAAAAAATCAGCCTGGATGTATTCCCAAATCCGGTGCAGCTTTCAAACTCCCGAAGCAACGTGACCATTCAGTTCAAGATTTTTCAGCCGGAGGAGGTCACTGTTTCAGTTTATAATATCCTCGGTCAAAAGATATTTTATGCGGCACCCGGTATCGCAGCTCCGGAAAACCGAATCATCTGGGATATGAAAGGTTTCAACGGCAATTTGGTAAGTTCCGGTTTCTACTTTATTCATATAAAGACAAGAAGCGTAAGCAGTATTCGCAAAATCCTGATATTGGAATAG
- a CDS encoding IPT/TIG domain-containing protein encodes MKYKRSWGMLSFTLIIGMVLFSCSAPDEPTYGEDHPDPNPTGKAAPQVDSLSSGEGYLKDVIKIYGSGFSATPEYNLVAFGKSVGKIISATASELTVQTPNLSNDTVDVLASVKGSEYWSQPLSFIFKNTLKTIDEEIVWPNGVAVDGDGNVYIGSADAGAIYKVTPDGVKSEFASVPVSGSIGFGPDNYLYVCEQGEDKIERISPDGSTIEEVVSVPGPVDFDWDENGNMYIVENGTGIHRLDTSGSLTYMADLSTAKCSRVFGNYLYVTAIWAGKISRFEITSDGLGDEEVVMEEMDSPLGIEFDAEGTMYYTLAWETSLYTLQEDGTEEVLYEGELMTPMHYINFHGKIMYIVYPGWGGVGETMSAYIGVEQAPNYGLQF; translated from the coding sequence ATGAAATATAAAAGATCATGGGGAATGCTCAGTTTTACCTTGATTATCGGTATGGTTCTATTTTCCTGTTCGGCGCCAGACGAGCCGACATATGGGGAAGACCATCCGGATCCCAATCCGACCGGTAAGGCCGCACCCCAGGTTGATTCTTTGAGTTCTGGCGAGGGCTACCTGAAAGACGTCATAAAAATATACGGCAGTGGTTTTAGTGCCACGCCGGAATACAATTTGGTCGCATTTGGAAAAAGTGTAGGCAAAATTATTTCAGCAACTGCCAGTGAACTGACCGTTCAGACACCAAACCTGTCAAATGACACAGTGGATGTTCTTGCTAGCGTTAAAGGTTCGGAATATTGGAGCCAGCCATTGTCATTTATTTTCAAGAATACGCTTAAGACAATTGATGAAGAAATCGTCTGGCCCAATGGCGTAGCGGTTGATGGGGACGGCAATGTTTATATCGGATCGGCAGACGCCGGTGCTATTTACAAAGTTACACCGGATGGGGTGAAATCCGAATTCGCATCGGTGCCCGTTAGTGGTTCAATCGGGTTTGGTCCCGATAATTATCTTTATGTTTGTGAGCAGGGTGAAGATAAAATCGAGAGAATTTCCCCAGACGGTTCAACAATAGAAGAAGTAGTTTCGGTGCCCGGTCCCGTTGATTTCGATTGGGATGAAAATGGGAACATGTATATTGTAGAAAACGGAACCGGGATCCATAGGCTGGACACATCCGGTTCCCTTACCTATATGGCTGATCTTTCCACGGCGAAGTGCAGCCGCGTATTCGGTAACTATTTGTATGTAACCGCCATCTGGGCTGGGAAAATATCCCGGTTCGAGATTACGAGCGACGGTTTGGGAGACGAAGAAGTTGTTATGGAAGAAATGGATTCCCCTCTTGGAATCGAATTTGACGCTGAGGGAACCATGTACTACACCTTAGCCTGGGAAACCAGTCTCTACACTCTGCAAGAGGACGGAACCGAGGAAGTGTTATATGAGGGCGAATTGATGACCCCGATGCATTATATCAACTTCCATGGTAAGATAATGTACATCGTTTACCCGGGTTGGGGCGGTGTTGGGGAGACGATGAGCGCTTATATTGGTGTGGAACAGGCGCCAAATTATGGCTTGCAGTTCTAA
- a CDS encoding PorV/PorQ family protein has protein sequence MKKMKNIKNLILIVMLAASIPLQAAGLKKVAQSGMQWLSIPVGARAAALGGAYTAVANDASSIFWNPAGVALSNGGNLFIAQTNWIADINVNAASVSYDAGGLGYFSASFAGVDWGVFHGTRRSETSAGFVETGEFSPTNWAAGMGYARRVTDRFAIGGHLRYLHENLGSTLEGTMDAGTEYTAKTSLMAFDFGTIYYTGFKDLRLAMSLQNFSEEKKYREAHFPLPLTFKFGIAMDMTSFWTSESPHSVLLSVDAIHPRDYTERMNFGLEYGFKNMFFLRGGYKTNYDEEDFTVGGGLNYEIGGFALGIDYSYLQFQHFDAVQMFTVNFHF, from the coding sequence ATGAAAAAAATGAAAAACATCAAAAATTTAATTTTGATTGTGATGTTGGCAGCCTCAATACCTCTGCAGGCTGCCGGCTTGAAGAAAGTTGCCCAGTCAGGCATGCAGTGGTTATCCATACCTGTTGGCGCGCGCGCGGCCGCTCTTGGTGGTGCATATACTGCTGTTGCCAATGACGCCAGTTCCATTTTCTGGAATCCGGCGGGAGTGGCCTTGAGCAATGGCGGCAATTTATTCATCGCACAAACGAATTGGATCGCTGATATCAATGTGAACGCCGCGTCAGTTTCTTATGATGCTGGTGGATTAGGCTATTTTAGCGCCAGCTTTGCGGGGGTTGATTGGGGCGTTTTCCATGGAACCCGACGCAGCGAAACATCGGCAGGTTTTGTGGAGACAGGCGAATTTTCTCCCACAAATTGGGCAGCCGGTATGGGATATGCCCGGCGCGTAACAGACCGCTTTGCAATAGGCGGACATTTACGTTATCTGCATGAAAATCTGGGGTCCACCCTGGAAGGAACAATGGACGCTGGCACAGAATACACGGCCAAAACGAGTCTCATGGCTTTTGATTTCGGAACGATTTACTACACCGGTTTCAAGGATTTACGCCTAGCAATGAGTCTTCAGAACTTCTCTGAGGAAAAGAAATACCGCGAAGCCCATTTCCCCCTTCCGTTGACATTTAAATTTGGAATCGCAATGGATATGACCAGCTTTTGGACTTCTGAATCTCCCCACAGCGTTTTGCTGTCTGTCGATGCGATTCATCCCAGGGATTATACGGAACGGATGAATTTCGGTCTGGAATATGGCTTCAAAAACATGTTCTTTTTGCGCGGCGGTTACAAGACCAACTACGATGAGGAAGATTTTACGGTGGGTGGTGGCTTGAACTACGAAATAGGCGGTTTTGCGCTGGGGATCGATTATAGTTATCTTCAATTCCAGCATTTCGATGCAGTGCAAATGTTCACCGTAAATTTTCATTTTTAA